One part of the Eptesicus fuscus isolate TK198812 chromosome 20, DD_ASM_mEF_20220401, whole genome shotgun sequence genome encodes these proteins:
- the GUCY2D gene encoding retinal guanylyl cyclase 1 encodes MTAGAGLAGGRPDPRLCAPARRAPSPPHPPRVQRRPRPWLQLLLLLLLLPPALSAVFTVGVLGPWVCDPIFARARPALAARLAAARLNQDAAREGGPRFEVALLQEPCRTPGSLGAVASALARVSGLVGPVNPAACRPAELLAQEAGVALVPWGCPGTRAAGTTAPAVTPAADALYALLRAFRWARVALVTAPQDLWVEAGRSLATALRARGLPVALVTAMEPSNLSGAREALRRVQEGPRVRAVIMVMHSVLLGGEEQRCLLEAAEELGLADGSLVFLPFDTLHYALSPGPEALSALANSSQLRRAHDAVLTLTRRCPPGGSVLDSLRRAQEQQELPPDLNLQQVSPLFGTIYDAVFLLAGGVARARAAVGDSWVSGAAVAHHVQDAQVPGFCGALGGAEEPPLVLLDTDEAGDQLFATYMLDPTRGSFRSAGTPVHFPGGGQGPGPDPSCWFDPDIICNGGVDPGLVFIGFLLVVGMGLAGAFLAHYVRHRLLHIQMISGPNKIILTLDDITFLHPQGGSSQKVAQGSSRSSLVARSVSDIRSVPSQPADSPNIGLYEGDWVWLKKFPGDQHIVIRPATKTAFSKLRELRHENVALYLGLFLAGGADSAAAPGEGMLAVVSEHCARGSLHDLLAQRDIKLDWMFKSSLLLDLIKGMRYLHHRGVAHGRLKSRNCVVDGRFVLKVTDHGHGRLLEAQRVLAEPPSAEDQLWTAPELLRDPGLERRGTLAGDVFSVGIIMQEVVCRSAPYAMLALTPAEVVQRVQNPPPLCRPLVSMDQAPMECIQLMTQCWAEQPDHRPCMDRTFNLFKSINKGRKTNIIDSMLRMLEQYSSNLEDLIRERTEELELEKQKTDRLLTQMLPPSVAEALKMGTPVEPEYFEEVTLYFSDIVGFTTISAMSEPIEVVDLLNDLYTLFDAIIGSHDVYKVETIGDAYMVASGLPQRNGQRHAAEIANMALDILSAVGSFHMRHMPEVPVRIRIGLHSGPCVAGVVGLTMPRYCLFGDTVNTASRMESTGLPYRIHVNVSTVRILRALDQGFQTEVRGRTELKGKGAEETYWLVGRRGFNKPIPKPPDLHPGASNHGINLHEIPAERRQKLERARPGLFPGK; translated from the exons ATGACCGCCGGCGCCGGCCTCGCGGGTGGCCGTCCGGACCCCCGCCTCTGCGCCCCGGCGCGGCGGGctccgtcccctccccaccccccgcgggTGCAGCGCCGGCCCCGGCCgtggctccagctgctgctgctgctgctgctcctgccgcCTGCCCTCTCCGCCGTGTTCACAGTGGGGGTGCTGGGCCCCTGGGTCTGCGACCCCATCTTCGCCCGCGCGCGCCCGGCCCTGGCCGCCCGCCTGGCCGCCGCCCGCCTCAACCAGGACGCAGCCCGGGAGGGCGGCCCCCGCTTCGAGGTGGCGCTGCTGCAGGAGCCGTGCCGGACGCCGGGCTCGCTGGGGGCCGTGGCCTCCGCGCTGGCCCGCGTCTCGGGTCTCGTGGGTCCCGTGAACCCTGCAGCCTGCCGGCCGGCCGAGCTGCTGGCCCAAGAGGCGGGCGTCGCGCTGGTGCCCTGGGGCTGCCCCGGGACGCGGGCAGCGGGCACGACGGCCCCCGCCGTGACGCCCGCGGCGGATGCCCTGTATGCCCTCCTCCGCGCGTTCCGCTGGGCACGCGTGGCCCTGGTCACCGCCCCCCAGGACCTGTGGGTGGAGGCGGGACGCTCACTAGCCACAGCGCTCAGGGCCCGGGGTCTGCCAGTTGCCCTGGTGACCGCCATGGAGCCCTCGAATCTGTCTGGAGCCcgggaggccctgaggagggtCCAGGAGGGGCCCAGAGTCAGAG cGGTGATCATGGTGATGCACTCGGTGCTGCTGGGTGGCGAGGAGCAACGCTGCCTCCTGGAGGCTGCAGAGGAGCTGGGCCTGGCCGACGGCTCCCTGGTCTTCCTGCCCTTCGACACGCTCCACTACGCCTTGTCCCCAGGCCCGGAGGCCTTGTCCGCGCTGGCGAACAGCTCACAGCTTCGCAGGGCCCATGATGCGGTGCTCACCCTCACGCGCCGCTGTCCCCCTGGAGGCAGCGTGCTGGACAGCCTGCGCAGggcccaggagcagcaggagctgccccctgacctTAATCTGCAGCAG gtATCCCCACTCTTCGGCACCATCTACGATGCGGTCTTCTTGTTGGCGGGGGGCGTGGCGCGAGCTCGGGCGGCGGTAGGTGACAGCTGGGTGTCCGGAGCAGCTGTGGCCCACCACGTCCAGGATGCCCAGGTCCCGGGTTTCTGcggggccctgggaggagccGAGGAGCCCCCGCTTGTGCTGCTGGACACAGATGAGGCGGGGGACCAGCTGTTCGCCACATACATGCTGGACCCCACCCGGGGCTCCTTCCGCTCTGCTGGGACCCCAGTGCATTTCCCTGGagggggccaggggcctgggcccgATCCCTCTTGCTGGTTCGACCCAGACATCATCTGCAACGGAG GAGTGGATCCGGGCCTGGTCTTTATCGGCTTCCTCCTGGTGGTTgggatggggctggcaggggccttCCTGGCCCATTATGTGAG GCACCGGCTACTTCACATCCAAATGATCTCAGGCCCCAACAAGATCATCTTGACTCTGGATGACATCACCTTCCTCCACCCACAAGGGGGAAGCTCTCAAAAG GTGGCCCAGGGTAGTAGTCGGTCGAGTCTGGTCGCCCGCAGTGTGTCAGACATTCGCAGCgtccccagccagcctgcggATAGCCCCAACATCGGCCTCTATGAG GGAGACTGGGTGTGGCTGAAGAAATTCCCAGGGGATCAGCACATAGTTATCCGCCCAGCAACCAAGACAGCCTTCTCCAAG CTCCGGGAGCTGCGGCACGAGAACGTGGCCCTCTACCTGGGGCTCTTCCTGGCGGGGGGAGCGGACAGCGCCGCGGCCCCCGGGGAGGGCATGCTGGCCGTGGTCTCGGAGCACTGTGCCCGGGGCTCCCTGCACGACCTCCTCGCCCAGAGAGACATAAAGCTGGACTGGATGTTCAAGTCCTCCTTGCTACTGGACCTCATCAAg ggaATGAGGTACCTGCACCACCGAGGCGTGGCCCATGGGCGACTTAAATCCCGGAACTGCGTGGTGGACGGGAGGTTTGTGCTTAAAGTCACCGACCACGGCCACGGGAGACTACTGGAAGCGCAGAGGGTGTTAGCAGAGCCTCCCAGCGCGGAGG ACCAGCTGTGGACAGCCCCGGAGCTgctccgggacccaggcctggagcGCAGGGGGACGCTGGCCGGCGACGTCTTCAGCGTGGGCATCATCATGCAGGAGGTGGTGTGCCGCAGCGCCCCCTACGCCATGCTGGCGCTGACACCCGCGG AGGTGGTGCAGAGGGTGCAGAACCCCCCtccgctgtgtcggcccttggttTCCATGGACCAGGCACCCATGGAGTGCATCCAGCTGATGACACAGTGCTGGGCAGAGCAACCGGACCATCGGCCCTGCATGGACCGCACCTTCAACCTG TTCAAGAGCATCAACAAGGGCCGCAAGACCAACATCATCGACTCCATGCTGCGGATGCTGGAGCAGTACTCCAGCAACCTGGAGGACCTGATCCGGGAGCGCAcggaggagctggagctggaaaaGCAGAAGACGGACCGGCTCCTCACGCAGATGCTGCCTcc GTCAGTGGCTGAAGCTCTGAAGATGGGGACACCTGTGGAGCCCGAGTATTTTGAGGAGGTGACACTGTACTTTAGCGACATCGTGGGCTTCACCACCATCTCCGCCATGAGTGAGCCCATCGAGGTAGTGGACCTGCTCAACGACCTCTACACGCTCTTCGATGCCATCATCGGCTCCCATGATGTCTACAAG GTGGAGACAATTGGGGACGCCTACATGGTGGCCTCCGGGCTGCCCCAGCGGAACGGGCAGCGGCACGCGGCAGAGATCGCCAACATGGCGCTGGACATCCTCAGCGCCGTGGGCTCCTTCCACATGCGCCACATGCCCGAGGTGCCCGTGCGCATCCGCATCGGCCTGCACTCGG GCCCGTGCGTGGCGGGCGTGGTGGGCCTCACCATGCCGCGGTACTGCCTGTTCGGCGACACGGTCAACACCGCCTCGCGCATGGAGTCCACGGGGCTGC CTTACCGCATCCACGTGAACGTGAGCACCGTGCGGATCCTGCGCGCTCTGGACCAGGGCTTCCAGACGGAGGTGCGCGGCCGCACGGAGCTGAAG GGCAAGGGCGCGGAGGAAACGTACTGGCTGGTGGGCAGACGCGGCTTCAACAAGCCTATCCCCAAACCGCCAGACCTGCATCCGGG GGCCAGCAACCACGGCATCAACCTGCATGAGATACCCGCCGAGAGGCGCCAGAAGCTGGAGAGGGCGAGGCCGGGCCTGTTCCCGGGAAAGTGA